A portion of the Gammaproteobacteria bacterium genome contains these proteins:
- a CDS encoding DUF494 domain-containing protein: MKENVLDILIYLFENHLESDGPEADQATLQDELAEAGFEPQQIHKAFCWLEGLSDLEGISPSLPKRPGQATRIFSSYECSRLDLSCQGFLISMEAFGILDAISRELVLDRIMALESDEIELDQVKWIVMLVLYNRPGQEAEFAWMENIVFQENESAVH, translated from the coding sequence ATGAAAGAAAATGTACTGGATATCCTTATCTATCTCTTTGAAAATCACCTTGAAAGTGACGGCCCGGAAGCGGATCAGGCGACACTACAAGATGAGCTGGCTGAAGCCGGCTTTGAACCACAGCAAATCCATAAGGCGTTCTGCTGGTTAGAGGGCTTGAGTGACTTGGAGGGTATTAGCCCATCGTTACCAAAACGCCCTGGCCAGGCCACTCGCATCTTTAGCAGTTACGAGTGTTCGCGGCTTGACTTGAGTTGTCAGGGGTTCCTTATCTCAATGGAAGCGTTTGGTATTCTAGATGCTATTTCGCGGGAGCTGGTGCTGGATCGCATCATGGCACTGGAGAGCGATGAAATTGAGCTTGATCAAGTGAAATGGATTGTGATGCTGGTACTCTACAACCGGCCTGGACAAGAGGCTGAATTTGCATGGATGGAGAACATTGTCTTCCAGGAAAATGAGAGCGCCGTTCATTAG